Proteins from a single region of Haloterrigena alkaliphila:
- a CDS encoding mandelate racemase/muconate lactonizing enzyme family protein — MGVDYSRLHDPNAEYTMRELSAETMGVRRERGGGRDVEITDVQTTMVDGNFPWTLVRIYTDAGIVGTGEAYWGAGAPELIERMEPFLRGENPLDIDRLTEHLVQKMSGEGSLGGVTVTAISGIEVALHDLAGKILELPAYQLMGGKYRDEVRVYCDCHTEEEADPIACADEAERVVEELGYDALKFDLDVPSGHEKDRANRHLREPEIDHKVSIVEAVTEAVGSRADVAFDCHWTFSGGSAKRLASALEPYDVWWLEDPVPPENHDVQREVTQSSTTPIAAGENVYRKHGHRRLLEDQAVDIIAPDMPKVGGMRETAKIADKADMYYVPVAMHNVSSPVATVASAHVGAAIPNSLAVEYHSYELGWWEDLVEEDVIEDGYIEVPEEPGLGVTLDLDAVEEHMVDGEELFDEA, encoded by the coding sequence ATGGGAGTCGATTACTCACGGCTGCACGACCCGAACGCCGAGTACACGATGCGTGAGCTCTCGGCGGAGACGATGGGCGTCAGGCGCGAGCGCGGCGGCGGTCGAGACGTCGAGATCACGGACGTACAGACGACGATGGTCGACGGCAACTTCCCGTGGACACTGGTACGGATCTACACCGACGCCGGGATCGTCGGCACCGGCGAGGCCTACTGGGGCGCCGGCGCGCCGGAACTCATCGAGCGGATGGAACCCTTCCTGCGGGGCGAGAACCCGCTGGACATCGACCGGCTCACCGAGCATCTCGTCCAGAAGATGTCCGGCGAGGGCTCGCTCGGCGGCGTAACGGTGACCGCGATTTCGGGCATCGAAGTCGCCCTCCACGATCTGGCGGGCAAGATCCTCGAGCTCCCAGCGTATCAACTGATGGGCGGGAAGTACCGCGACGAGGTGCGGGTCTACTGCGACTGTCACACCGAGGAGGAGGCCGATCCGATCGCCTGCGCCGACGAGGCCGAACGCGTCGTCGAAGAGCTCGGCTACGACGCGCTCAAGTTCGACCTCGACGTCCCGTCGGGTCACGAGAAGGACCGGGCGAACCGCCACCTCCGCGAGCCCGAGATCGATCACAAGGTGAGTATCGTCGAGGCGGTCACCGAGGCCGTCGGTTCGCGAGCAGACGTCGCCTTCGACTGTCACTGGACGTTCTCCGGCGGCAGCGCGAAGCGACTCGCGAGCGCCCTCGAGCCGTACGACGTCTGGTGGCTCGAGGATCCGGTGCCGCCCGAAAATCACGACGTCCAGCGGGAGGTGACCCAGTCGTCGACCACGCCGATCGCGGCCGGTGAGAACGTCTACCGCAAGCACGGCCATCGCCGACTGCTGGAGGACCAGGCGGTCGACATCATCGCCCCCGACATGCCGAAGGTCGGCGGGATGCGCGAGACGGCGAAGATTGCGGACAAAGCCGACATGTACTACGTGCCGGTCGCGATGCACAACGTCTCCTCGCCGGTCGCGACGGTGGCCAGCGCTCACGTCGGCGCCGCCATTCCGAACTCGCTGGCCGTCGAGTACCACTCCTACGAACTCGGCTGGTGGGAGGATCTCGTCGAGGAGGACGTCATCGAGGACGGCTACATCGAGGTCCCCGAAGAGCCCGGGCTCGGCGTCACGCTCGATCTGGACGCCGTCGAAGAGCACATGGTCGACGGCGAGGAGTTGTTCGACGAAGCGTAG
- a CDS encoding DHHA1 domain-containing protein, producing MTGQRAAAEPYTTRFETEVTSIDGCRVWLETSYFYGESGGQPADRGTIGGVEVADVRYVDGEHVHVLAAEPSFRVGQRVLCSIDWSFRMYCMRAHTASHVLYGAGRRLLEDLGYGGFDISEEKVRVDLETSTEIDDETLLELDTLVNRVVWESRPVTWEDVPVADARERDDVAFNEATEEGAFRKGRVRLVTIGSDDANGNANGLVRRDGGARDRWDVAACGGTHVRNTREVGPVTVLGRSNPGEGLTRVELAVGPRAIDRREAEKRVALASRRTLGAPLEEVEGELDRLTAEREELTDEVRSLRRELAETRLEGAAPFERDGFEWVATTLEDVDANEAGDVASDAAGELADVVVLAGDANSPYAVVATDGAVSAEDVVAELTDEFGGGGGGSATLAQAGGFDATPAEILAVLDD from the coding sequence ATGACCGGACAACGGGCGGCGGCGGAGCCGTACACCACGCGGTTCGAAACCGAGGTGACGTCCATCGACGGCTGCAGGGTCTGGCTCGAGACCAGCTACTTCTACGGGGAGAGCGGCGGGCAGCCGGCCGACCGGGGAACGATCGGCGGCGTCGAGGTCGCGGACGTCCGGTACGTCGACGGCGAGCACGTCCACGTCCTCGCCGCGGAGCCGTCGTTCCGGGTCGGCCAGCGCGTGCTCTGCTCGATCGACTGGTCGTTCCGCATGTACTGTATGCGGGCCCACACCGCCAGTCACGTCCTCTACGGCGCCGGAAGGCGGCTCCTCGAGGACCTGGGCTACGGCGGCTTCGACATCAGCGAGGAGAAGGTCCGCGTGGACCTCGAGACGAGCACGGAGATCGACGACGAGACGCTGCTGGAACTGGACACGCTGGTCAATCGGGTAGTCTGGGAGTCCCGGCCGGTGACGTGGGAGGACGTCCCGGTCGCGGACGCACGCGAGCGCGACGACGTCGCGTTCAACGAGGCGACCGAGGAGGGCGCCTTCCGAAAGGGTCGGGTCCGCCTCGTCACGATCGGGAGCGACGACGCCAATGGTAACGCGAACGGGCTCGTTCGCCGGGACGGCGGCGCCCGAGACCGGTGGGACGTCGCGGCCTGCGGCGGCACGCACGTCCGCAACACGCGGGAGGTCGGCCCGGTGACCGTCCTCGGGCGCTCGAACCCCGGCGAGGGACTGACGCGCGTCGAACTCGCCGTCGGGCCGCGCGCGATCGACCGCCGCGAGGCGGAGAAACGCGTCGCGCTCGCGTCCCGTCGGACGCTCGGGGCGCCGCTCGAGGAGGTCGAGGGCGAACTCGATCGACTGACCGCCGAGCGCGAGGAACTCACCGACGAGGTGCGATCGCTTCGACGGGAACTCGCCGAGACGCGACTCGAGGGCGCGGCGCCGTTCGAGCGAGACGGGTTCGAGTGGGTCGCGACGACCCTCGAGGACGTCGACGCGAACGAGGCCGGTGACGTCGCGAGCGACGCCGCGGGGGAGCTCGCTGACGTCGTCGTGCTCGCGGGCGATGCGAACTCGCCGTACGCGGTCGTGGCGACGGACGGCGCCGTCTCGGCCGAAGACGTGGTCGCCGAGTTGACCGACGAGTTCGGCGGCGGTGGCGGCGGGTCGGCGACGCTGGCGCAGGCCGGCGGCTTCGACGCGACGCCGGCGGAGATCCTCGCGGTACTGGACGACTGA
- a CDS encoding helix-turn-helix domain-containing protein — translation MAKYSTGSSSGGGGTNCELCGAESNSLRLATVAGAELEVCPDCAPHDDTQKRSRSRGGSGSGSGGGGGGGSSDEPSRKQKAAQNVAKANPVWDGDSEHWEKEGTNYDDDPLPYLVSSYGEKLEAARQEAGLQRSELAEELGAREKDLLAVEQGRATQAGVGGGLITALEERLDVTLSE, via the coding sequence ATGGCTAAGTATTCGACGGGTTCGTCGTCCGGCGGCGGCGGGACGAACTGCGAACTCTGCGGTGCCGAGAGCAACTCGCTTCGACTCGCCACCGTCGCCGGCGCCGAACTCGAGGTCTGTCCGGACTGCGCGCCCCACGACGACACGCAGAAGCGCTCGCGGTCCCGGGGTGGGTCGGGTTCCGGCTCCGGCGGCGGAGGTGGAGGCGGCTCGAGCGACGAACCGAGTCGCAAACAGAAGGCGGCCCAGAACGTCGCCAAGGCTAATCCCGTCTGGGACGGCGACTCCGAACACTGGGAGAAAGAGGGGACGAACTACGACGACGATCCGCTCCCGTACCTCGTCTCGAGTTACGGGGAGAAACTGGAAGCGGCCCGTCAGGAGGCCGGCCTCCAGCGCTCGGAACTCGCCGAGGAACTCGGTGCGCGCGAGAAGGACCTCCTCGCGGTCGAACAGGGTCGGGCGACGCAGGCCGGCGTCGGCGGCGGGCTGATCACGGCCCTCGAGGAGCGACTCGACGTGACGCTGTCGGAGTGA
- a CDS encoding DUF420 domain-containing protein, which yields MEHVPRERVTLLTAVLSVVSLAIVFAAAGGRIPQSTVPAAPEWILDAIPLLNALISATAIGTITVGWRAIRRGDVDRHRAAMVASFVLFAAFLTFYLYRLVAMGGPQPFPGPDAIRQFVYLPILAVHIFLAIVCVPLVYYALLLAGAYPVSELRRTAHARVGRVAASLWLISFSLGIVVYVLLHVVY from the coding sequence ATGGAGCACGTCCCTCGAGAGCGCGTCACCCTCCTCACCGCCGTTCTGAGCGTCGTGTCGCTCGCGATCGTCTTCGCGGCTGCGGGCGGCCGCATTCCGCAGTCGACGGTACCGGCCGCGCCCGAATGGATTCTCGACGCGATTCCCCTCCTCAACGCCCTCATCAGCGCGACGGCGATCGGAACGATCACGGTCGGCTGGCGGGCGATCCGCCGCGGCGACGTCGACAGGCATCGGGCCGCGATGGTCGCCTCGTTCGTCCTGTTCGCGGCCTTCCTGACGTTCTACCTCTACCGGCTGGTCGCCATGGGCGGCCCCCAGCCGTTCCCCGGTCCCGACGCGATCAGGCAGTTCGTCTACCTGCCGATCCTCGCGGTGCACATCTTCCTCGCGATCGTCTGCGTGCCGCTGGTCTACTACGCGCTGCTGCTCGCGGGCGCCTACCCCGTTTCCGAACTCCGCCGGACCGCCCACGCCCGCGTTGGCCGGGTCGCGGCGAGCCTCTGGCTGATCTCGTTCTCGCTTGGGATCGTCGTCTACGTCCTCTTGCACGTCGTCTACTGA
- a CDS encoding mRNA surveillance protein pelota: MQIKDREQVEGGRERVTVVPESVDDLWHLQYVLEPGDRVAGDTTRRIQRNDDQMRDTGGEREHMWVAIAVEDVEFHKFANRLRVGGEIVACSREDQLGFHHTLNVEERDELSIEKWFKPDQEARLEEAEEATENPDVAIATVEEGQAHVHSVAQYGTEERATITGTTGKGEYARGRSELFDELATVLKRQDADAIILAGPGFTKQDAYKYIEQNEPELTETITMVDTASVGDRGVHEVLKRGAVADVQQETRIESEAEYIDELTRRMAEGAKAAYGPEQVQQAAEFGAIERLLVLDDRLQKERGPDGEWAISVDDIVRTTEQKGGDVTVFSSEFPPGQQLSNLGGIAALLRYRLE, translated from the coding sequence ATGCAGATCAAAGACCGGGAACAGGTCGAGGGCGGGCGCGAACGGGTGACCGTCGTCCCCGAGAGCGTCGACGACCTCTGGCATTTGCAGTACGTCCTCGAGCCCGGCGATCGGGTCGCGGGAGACACGACCCGGCGGATCCAGCGCAACGACGACCAGATGCGGGATACGGGCGGCGAGCGAGAGCACATGTGGGTCGCCATCGCCGTCGAGGACGTCGAGTTCCACAAGTTCGCCAATCGGCTACGGGTCGGCGGCGAGATCGTCGCCTGCTCGCGCGAGGATCAACTGGGCTTTCACCACACGCTGAACGTCGAGGAGCGCGACGAACTCTCGATCGAGAAGTGGTTCAAGCCGGATCAGGAGGCCCGCCTCGAGGAGGCCGAGGAGGCCACCGAGAACCCGGACGTCGCCATCGCGACCGTCGAGGAGGGGCAGGCCCACGTCCACTCGGTCGCCCAGTACGGCACCGAGGAGCGGGCGACGATCACCGGCACGACCGGAAAGGGCGAGTACGCCCGCGGACGCTCGGAGCTGTTCGACGAACTCGCGACGGTCCTGAAACGCCAGGACGCGGACGCGATCATTCTCGCCGGACCCGGCTTCACGAAGCAGGACGCCTACAAGTACATCGAGCAGAACGAACCCGAACTCACCGAGACGATCACGATGGTCGACACGGCCAGCGTCGGCGACCGCGGCGTCCACGAGGTGCTCAAGCGCGGCGCCGTCGCCGACGTCCAGCAGGAGACCCGCATCGAGAGCGAAGCCGAGTACATCGACGAACTCACCCGCCGGATGGCCGAGGGCGCGAAAGCGGCCTACGGCCCCGAGCAGGTCCAGCAGGCCGCCGAGTTCGGCGCGATCGAACGCCTGCTCGTCCTCGACGACCGATTACAGAAGGAACGCGGCCCCGACGGCGAGTGGGCCATCAGCGTCGACGACATCGTCCGCACGACCGAGCAGAAGGGCGGCGACGTGACGGTCTTCTCGAGCGAGTTCCCGCCGGGCCAGCAGCTCTCGAACCTCGGCGGAATCGCCGCCCTGTTGCGGTATCGACTCGAGTGA
- a CDS encoding TrmB family transcriptional regulator — protein sequence MTESEGEAVEAFERLGLTSYEAKVFIALHRLGAGTARDVADVTDVPRSQVYSVAESLEERGLVETQQSNPIRYRPVSLEEGQRILEERFERERERAFDYVDAVKQEATTEETQEDIWTVRSRDRVDDRVVDLLSQATDKIVIGARLPELLTESIERTLEERAAAGVSVLAISRDDGIRERLGAIDGATVETPPPYREGDQRSGRIVIVDDDGILLSVLDDDGSETAIWSSGSLFASVLIELIEASDELQPGSE from the coding sequence GTGACCGAGAGCGAGGGCGAGGCCGTCGAGGCCTTCGAACGGCTGGGGCTGACCAGCTACGAGGCGAAGGTGTTCATCGCGCTCCACCGGCTGGGCGCGGGAACGGCCAGAGACGTCGCCGACGTCACCGACGTCCCGCGCTCGCAGGTCTACAGCGTCGCCGAGAGCCTCGAGGAGCGCGGCCTCGTCGAGACCCAGCAGTCGAATCCGATCCGATACCGGCCGGTGAGCCTCGAGGAGGGCCAGCGAATACTCGAGGAGCGGTTCGAACGCGAACGCGAGCGGGCGTTCGACTACGTGGACGCGGTCAAACAGGAGGCGACGACCGAAGAAACGCAGGAAGACATCTGGACCGTCCGGAGCCGCGACCGCGTCGACGATCGGGTCGTCGATCTCCTCTCGCAAGCGACCGACAAGATCGTCATCGGAGCGCGGCTTCCGGAACTGCTCACGGAGTCGATCGAACGGACGCTCGAGGAACGGGCCGCGGCCGGCGTCTCCGTGCTCGCGATCAGCCGGGACGACGGGATCCGGGAGCGACTCGGCGCCATCGACGGCGCCACCGTCGAGACGCCGCCGCCCTACCGCGAGGGCGACCAGCGATCGGGACGGATCGTCATCGTCGACGACGACGGGATCTTGCTGAGCGTCCTCGACGACGACGGCAGCGAGACGGCGATCTGGAGTTCGGGATCGCTGTTCGCGTCCGTGCTGATCGAACTGATCGAGGCCAGCGACGAACTGCAGCCCGGGTCGGAGTGA
- a CDS encoding efflux RND transporter permease subunit, with amino-acid sequence MSVPDRLADAVTGHSRIVIVVLLVFTALVGAGMPMVDDDSSLDQFESESEEAKALERIQGNSEGGIEPYFATEGDENTTSVQVIVRGDNVLTKESLIASLEFQQELRDDESINSTLVENQSIFGIENLVANAAIMNQQMADGQAQGANSQQPQDGQQAQDGQQTQQTQDGQQTQAGQQAPGAGGGDQPTLEEQIAALEDLDDEEYEQVLEQTLSETDGGQNPALALMPSSYDPGSTEAETRMTAVTQSTTSDATGGMGGGAVSEQIVESQLEIRDLANAQDEDYIVFGGGIITDEIDRSMGDSLAIVGPLALVFVVIALLVAYRDLLDIVLGVVGIAAVLIWTFGFMGWAGIAFNQMFVAVPVLLIGLSIDYAIHVFMRHREQREEDGKTSTVRGSMSIALAGVGAALVWVTATTVIGFLSNLVSPIGPIREFGIVSSVGIVAALIVFGALIPALKVEIDEFLEGRGLDRRKRAFGTGGGRFSQILTVGSTAARKAPMVVLVLVLLLSAGGAYGATQVDTSFQEEDFLAESPPAWTEKLPGGMSPGEYHAKDDLEFVNQHFQRQDSQAQILVESDGGGVDDPDLLAEINETRNDAAASDVAYEMANGDADVQDPLSTMESVAAQNESFNESFRAVDTDGDGVPDENVTALYDQLFELDGEAASQVLHRTDGGEYDAARMVVGIQGGATASETTEEMRTLAENIEDGGDGRWSAIATGSPIVNHIVEQDLLNTVLESLLITLVAVFVFLSGAYYLTGDTATLGAVTLLPVAFTVSWILGTMYLIGMPFNVLTGMITSLTIGLGVAYSIHVSDRYTLELERQGNVWSALQTTVTGTGGALLGSAATTVGGFGTLAFAILPALRQFGIITGLTITYAFLASVIVLPSLLVLWTRYFGPDVSFDVPSARAGAATASDGGTETDDASRGGGDE; translated from the coding sequence ATGAGCGTGCCGGATCGGCTCGCGGACGCGGTGACGGGCCACTCCCGGATCGTCATCGTCGTCTTGCTGGTATTCACGGCGCTGGTCGGCGCCGGGATGCCGATGGTCGACGACGACTCCTCGCTCGACCAGTTCGAGAGCGAATCCGAGGAGGCGAAGGCTCTCGAGCGAATTCAGGGCAACTCCGAGGGCGGCATCGAACCCTACTTCGCGACCGAGGGCGACGAGAACACCACCAGCGTACAGGTGATCGTCCGCGGCGACAACGTGCTCACCAAGGAGTCGCTGATCGCCTCCCTCGAGTTCCAGCAGGAACTTCGAGACGACGAGTCGATCAATTCGACGCTGGTCGAGAATCAGTCGATCTTCGGCATCGAGAACCTCGTCGCGAACGCGGCGATCATGAACCAGCAGATGGCTGACGGCCAAGCGCAAGGTGCCAATAGTCAGCAGCCACAGGATGGCCAGCAGGCACAGGACGGTCAGCAGACGCAGCAAACGCAGGACGGCCAGCAGACCCAAGCGGGCCAACAGGCGCCCGGAGCGGGCGGCGGTGACCAGCCGACGCTCGAGGAACAGATCGCCGCCCTCGAGGACCTCGACGACGAGGAGTACGAGCAGGTCCTCGAGCAGACGCTCTCGGAGACCGACGGCGGGCAGAACCCCGCGCTCGCGCTGATGCCCAGTTCCTACGATCCGGGGAGCACCGAGGCCGAGACGCGGATGACCGCGGTGACCCAGTCCACCACCAGCGACGCCACGGGCGGGATGGGCGGTGGGGCCGTTAGCGAGCAGATCGTCGAGAGTCAACTCGAGATCCGCGACCTCGCGAACGCGCAGGACGAGGACTACATCGTCTTCGGCGGCGGTATCATCACCGACGAGATCGACCGTTCGATGGGCGACAGTCTCGCCATCGTCGGCCCGCTCGCGCTGGTGTTCGTCGTTATCGCCCTGCTGGTCGCCTACCGCGACCTGCTGGACATCGTGCTGGGCGTCGTCGGCATCGCCGCGGTGCTCATTTGGACGTTCGGCTTCATGGGCTGGGCGGGCATCGCGTTCAACCAGATGTTCGTCGCGGTGCCCGTCCTCTTGATCGGGCTCTCGATCGACTACGCGATCCACGTCTTCATGCGTCACCGTGAACAGCGTGAGGAGGACGGCAAAACCAGTACCGTCCGCGGCTCGATGAGTATCGCGCTGGCCGGCGTCGGCGCCGCGCTCGTCTGGGTGACGGCGACGACCGTCATCGGCTTCCTCTCGAACCTCGTCAGTCCGATCGGCCCGATCCGCGAGTTCGGGATCGTCAGCTCCGTCGGGATCGTCGCCGCGCTGATCGTCTTCGGCGCCCTGATCCCCGCGCTGAAGGTCGAGATCGACGAGTTCCTCGAGGGGCGCGGCCTCGATCGCCGCAAACGCGCGTTCGGGACCGGGGGCGGTCGCTTCAGTCAGATCCTGACGGTCGGCTCGACGGCCGCCCGAAAGGCGCCGATGGTCGTCCTCGTCCTCGTCCTCCTGCTCTCGGCGGGTGGCGCCTACGGCGCGACGCAGGTCGACACCAGCTTCCAGGAGGAGGACTTCCTCGCGGAGAGTCCGCCGGCCTGGACCGAGAAGCTGCCGGGCGGAATGAGCCCCGGCGAGTACCACGCGAAGGACGATCTGGAGTTCGTCAACCAACACTTCCAGCGCCAGGACAGTCAGGCGCAGATCCTCGTCGAGAGCGACGGGGGCGGCGTCGACGACCCCGACCTACTTGCGGAGATCAACGAGACGCGCAACGACGCCGCGGCGAGCGACGTCGCCTACGAGATGGCGAACGGCGACGCCGACGTCCAGGACCCGCTGTCGACGATGGAATCGGTCGCCGCGCAGAACGAGAGCTTCAACGAGTCGTTCAGAGCGGTCGACACCGACGGCGACGGCGTCCCCGACGAGAACGTGACGGCGCTGTACGATCAGCTGTTCGAACTCGACGGGGAGGCCGCCAGCCAGGTCCTCCATCGGACCGACGGCGGCGAGTACGACGCGGCCCGAATGGTGGTCGGCATTCAGGGCGGCGCCACCGCCAGCGAGACGACCGAGGAGATGCGGACGCTCGCCGAGAACATCGAGGACGGCGGCGACGGTCGCTGGAGCGCCATCGCCACCGGCAGTCCGATCGTCAACCACATCGTCGAACAGGACCTGCTGAACACCGTCCTCGAGAGCCTGCTGATCACGCTCGTGGCCGTGTTCGTCTTCCTCTCGGGCGCGTACTACCTGACCGGCGACACCGCCACGCTGGGTGCCGTCACCCTGTTGCCCGTCGCGTTCACCGTCAGCTGGATCCTCGGCACGATGTATCTCATCGGGATGCCGTTCAACGTGCTCACGGGGATGATCACGAGCCTCACCATCGGGCTCGGCGTGGCCTACAGCATCCACGTCAGCGATCGCTACACGCTCGAACTCGAGCGTCAGGGCAACGTCTGGTCGGCGCTACAGACGACCGTCACCGGGACCGGCGGCGCCCTGCTGGGCAGCGCGGCGACGACCGTCGGCGGCTTCGGGACGCTCGCCTTCGCGATCCTCCCCGCGCTTCGGCAGTTCGGCATCATCACCGGGCTGACGATCACCTACGCGTTCCTCGCCAGCGTCATCGTCCTGCCGTCGCTGCTGGTGCTGTGGACCCGCTACTTCGGCCCGGACGTCTCGTTCGACGTCCCGAGTGCACGGGCCGGTGCGGCCACCGCGAGCGACGGCGGGACCGAGACCGACGACGCGTCCCGCGGAGGTGGCGACGAGTGA
- a CDS encoding MBL fold metallo-hydrolase has product MRVTFLGSGSAMPTGERFQTGILVQDDGRTVLIDCGSGVLHRLQQSGVGYENVSTVLLTHHHLDHVADLLPLIKARWLAGEEHLEVVGPQGTKSLLDELLEVHEYMQGKIDLQVREVVPGEFSVAGFDVTAYETRHSLPCLAYRFGDLFTFSGDSEAFAGLANFAEGSAVVAHDCSFPDDVDVSNHPTPDALGRELAGREIGRIYLTHLYPHTDGRHEEMLESIGAHYDGDVRFAEDLKTVSIE; this is encoded by the coding sequence ATGCGCGTCACCTTCCTCGGAAGCGGCAGTGCGATGCCGACCGGCGAGCGGTTCCAGACGGGAATTCTCGTCCAGGACGACGGTCGGACGGTGCTGATCGACTGCGGGTCCGGCGTCCTCCACCGGTTGCAGCAGTCCGGCGTCGGCTACGAGAACGTCTCGACGGTCCTTCTCACGCACCACCACCTCGACCACGTCGCCGACCTGCTCCCGCTGATAAAGGCCCGCTGGCTCGCCGGCGAGGAGCACCTCGAGGTCGTCGGCCCGCAGGGAACGAAGTCCCTGCTCGACGAACTGCTCGAGGTCCACGAGTACATGCAGGGGAAAATCGATCTGCAGGTGCGCGAGGTCGTCCCCGGCGAGTTCTCGGTCGCGGGGTTCGACGTCACCGCGTACGAGACCCGTCACTCGCTGCCGTGTCTCGCGTATCGCTTCGGCGACCTGTTCACGTTCAGCGGCGACAGCGAGGCCTTCGCCGGCCTGGCGAACTTCGCCGAGGGATCGGCGGTGGTGGCCCACGACTGTTCCTTCCCCGACGACGTCGACGTCTCGAACCATCCGACGCCCGACGCGCTCGGTCGGGAACTGGCCGGGCGGGAGATCGGTCGGATCTACCTGACCCACCTCTATCCGCACACCGACGGCCGCCACGAGGAGATGCTCGAGTCAATCGGGGCCCACTACGACGGCGACGTTCGATTCGCCGAGGACCTGAAGACGGTCTCGATCGAGTGA
- a CDS encoding zinc-dependent alcohol dehydrogenase family protein, whose amino-acid sequence MRAAVLEGYGEPLSIESVVDPELAPHGVVVDVEACGICRSDWHAWRGHGEWADDRVPLGQILGHEPAGRVARVGERVETVEAGDRVAVPFNLGEGSCYQCRNGHGNVCEDGYALGFESDVPGAFAERVHVPHADFNAATLPDGVSPEAVAALGCRYVTAFHALAHRADLEAGDWVAVHGCGGLGLAAVQIATALGGRAIAVDVREAPLEMAADLGAEATVNAAKLADGDDVPSEIERLTEKGAHVSVDALGRAETCRNSLDCLRIRGTHVQIGLTTAAERGEVPLPIDELTRWDVTVVGSRGMPPSRYDELLGMIEGSRLEPEKLVTRRVGLEDVSDRLAAMTDYETRGIEVVTEF is encoded by the coding sequence ATGCGCGCTGCAGTACTCGAGGGCTACGGGGAACCGCTGTCGATCGAGTCGGTCGTCGACCCGGAACTCGCGCCCCACGGCGTCGTCGTCGACGTCGAGGCCTGCGGGATCTGCCGGAGCGACTGGCACGCCTGGCGGGGCCACGGCGAGTGGGCCGACGATCGGGTTCCCCTCGGCCAGATCCTGGGTCACGAGCCCGCAGGCCGCGTCGCGCGGGTGGGCGAACGGGTCGAGACGGTCGAAGCGGGCGACCGCGTCGCCGTCCCGTTCAACCTGGGCGAGGGGTCGTGCTACCAGTGTCGAAACGGCCACGGGAACGTCTGCGAGGACGGCTACGCGCTCGGATTCGAGTCCGACGTCCCCGGCGCGTTCGCCGAACGGGTCCACGTGCCCCACGCCGATTTCAACGCGGCGACGCTGCCCGACGGGGTCTCCCCGGAAGCGGTCGCCGCGCTGGGGTGTCGGTACGTCACGGCGTTCCACGCGCTCGCGCACCGGGCCGACCTCGAGGCGGGCGACTGGGTGGCCGTCCACGGCTGCGGGGGCCTCGGGCTCGCTGCGGTCCAGATCGCGACCGCTCTCGGCGGCCGCGCGATCGCCGTCGACGTCCGGGAAGCGCCGCTCGAGATGGCAGCCGATCTGGGCGCCGAAGCGACGGTGAACGCCGCGAAACTCGCGGACGGCGACGACGTTCCGAGCGAAATCGAGCGACTCACCGAGAAGGGGGCCCACGTCTCCGTCGACGCGCTCGGGCGCGCCGAGACCTGTCGTAACAGTCTCGACTGCCTGCGCATCCGCGGGACGCACGTCCAGATCGGGCTGACGACCGCCGCCGAACGGGGGGAGGTCCCCCTTCCGATCGACGAACTGACCCGCTGGGACGTCACCGTCGTCGGCTCGCGGGGCATGCCGCCCTCGCGGTACGACGAACTCCTCGGGATGATCGAGGGCAGCCGACTCGAGCCCGAGAAACTCGTCACGCGGCGCGTCGGACTCGAGGACGTTTCGGACCGGCTCGCGGCGATGACCGACTACGAGACGCGGGGGATCGAAGTCGTCACCGAGTTCTGA